One Mycobacteroides salmoniphilum DNA segment encodes these proteins:
- a CDS encoding PadR family transcriptional regulator: MTSHEERADQFRPDTPFGFGFGFDPTRRGPGRRHGGRQHDCDPRGEFQEQAWAGRRGPGAFMDRGFGPGFGRGFGPGFGPFGFGLGDPQRGRGRGRGQRGDVRAAILALLAERPMHGYEMIREIAERSNNIWRPSPGSVYPTLQLLVDEGLIVEAEGSGSRKQFDLTAEGREAAEKLDTPPWDKINEGADPSVLDLRSALGQLMGAVAQSAHAASAEQQQRIIEIVNSARKQIYGILGETD; encoded by the coding sequence ATGACTTCCCATGAGGAAAGGGCCGATCAGTTCCGGCCCGACACACCCTTTGGTTTCGGATTCGGTTTCGACCCCACACGTCGCGGACCAGGTCGGCGCCACGGCGGTCGTCAGCACGACTGCGACCCGCGCGGCGAGTTCCAGGAGCAAGCCTGGGCCGGTCGTCGCGGACCCGGCGCGTTCATGGACCGCGGGTTCGGACCCGGGTTCGGACGTGGATTCGGTCCCGGCTTCGGTCCTTTCGGATTCGGTTTAGGTGATCCGCAGCGTGGACGCGGACGGGGACGTGGCCAGCGCGGCGACGTCCGGGCCGCCATCCTGGCGCTGCTCGCCGAACGCCCGATGCACGGCTACGAGATGATCCGCGAGATCGCCGAACGCAGTAACAACATCTGGCGGCCGAGCCCCGGTTCGGTGTATCCGACACTGCAACTGCTCGTCGACGAGGGCCTCATCGTTGAGGCCGAGGGCAGCGGCAGTCGCAAGCAGTTCGACCTGACTGCCGAGGGCCGCGAGGCGGCCGAGAAACTCGACACCCCGCCCTGGGACAAGATCAACGAAGGCGCCGACCCCTCGGTGCTCGATCTTCGTTCGGCACTCGGCCAGCTGATGGGTGCGGTCGCGCAGTCGGCCCACGCCGCCTCAGCCGAGCAGCAGCAGCGGATCATCGAGATCGTCAACTCTGCCCGCAAGCAGATCTACGGCATCTTGGGTGAGACCGACTGA
- a CDS encoding cation:proton antiporter yields MNGFGFPTLAIVVVVGMVGPLLALNTRLRIPVVIGELLAGIVIGRTGFGWIDAFDPTFKMFADVGFALVMFVAGTHVPIRDKTMVAALPRAALRAVVVGVVGAVLGVLLANAFHTGHAPLYAVLIASSSAALVLPVIDSLSLDGPKVLSTTAQVAIADTASIILLPLVIDLKHAPRAAVGAVAVAACAGIVFVILRALDQAGTLDRFHHYSKQRRVAMELRISLAIVFGLAALAVETHVSIMLAGFALGLVVSGIGEPRRLAKQLFGFTEGFFSPLFFVWLGASLHVRELGENPKLMLLGLGLGGAAVLAHAVGRLFGQPLSLGALAAAQLGVPIAAAAIGEQQQSLIHGEAAALILGALVTIVAATLGGSLYAKTSARNQPGVAKPEGPLGDSEGSGAADATGGGAGGPAQSTGGTGNGSAG; encoded by the coding sequence ATGAATGGCTTCGGTTTCCCAACCTTGGCGATAGTCGTCGTCGTCGGCATGGTGGGGCCGCTGTTGGCGCTCAATACGCGGCTGCGGATCCCTGTGGTCATCGGCGAACTTCTTGCCGGAATCGTCATCGGCCGCACCGGATTTGGCTGGATCGATGCCTTCGACCCCACATTCAAGATGTTCGCCGACGTCGGATTCGCGTTGGTCATGTTCGTGGCAGGCACGCATGTGCCGATTCGCGATAAGACCATGGTGGCGGCCCTGCCCAGGGCGGCGCTGCGCGCCGTGGTGGTGGGCGTGGTCGGCGCGGTGCTGGGTGTGCTGCTGGCCAACGCGTTCCACACGGGGCATGCACCGCTGTACGCGGTGCTCATCGCCTCCTCGTCGGCGGCGCTGGTACTGCCCGTCATTGACTCGCTGAGCCTTGACGGCCCCAAGGTGCTGAGCACCACCGCGCAGGTGGCCATCGCCGATACGGCCTCGATTATCCTGCTGCCCTTGGTCATCGATCTCAAGCACGCTCCCCGCGCGGCGGTCGGTGCGGTGGCGGTCGCGGCGTGCGCGGGCATTGTGTTCGTGATCCTGCGTGCGCTCGATCAAGCCGGAACGCTCGATCGGTTCCACCACTATTCGAAGCAGCGCCGGGTCGCCATGGAGCTGCGGATCAGCCTGGCCATCGTCTTTGGGCTCGCGGCGCTGGCCGTGGAGACCCACGTGTCGATCATGTTGGCCGGGTTCGCCCTGGGCCTCGTCGTCTCGGGTATCGGGGAGCCACGCCGTCTTGCCAAGCAGCTCTTCGGATTCACCGAGGGCTTCTTCTCGCCGCTGTTCTTCGTCTGGCTCGGGGCGTCGCTGCACGTGCGTGAGCTCGGTGAGAACCCCAAGCTCATGCTGCTCGGGCTGGGTCTGGGTGGCGCGGCAGTGTTGGCGCACGCGGTCGGCCGGCTCTTCGGACAGCCGTTGTCGCTGGGTGCGTTGGCCGCGGCTCAGCTCGGCGTGCCCATCGCCGCGGCCGCGATCGGCGAGCAGCAGCAGTCACTGATACACGGTGAGGCGGCGGCACTCATCCTGGGAGCGCTCGTCACGATCGTCGCGGCGACCCTGGGCGGCTCGCTCTATGCGAAGACGTCCGCCCGAAATCAGCCCGGTGTGGCGAAACCCGAAGGCCCTCTGGGCGACTCGGAAGGTTCCGGCGCTGCCGATGCTACGGGCGGCGGGGCGGGTGGTCCGGCCCAGTCCACTGGCGGTACTGGCAACGGCTCCGCGGGATAG
- a CDS encoding stage II sporulation protein M, whose protein sequence is MDVDAFVATHRGTWDRLELLLKRRRTLSGLEIDELVDLYQTVSTHLSTVRSSSGDPALVGRLSTLVARARSAVTGEHAPLWRHFIRFWTVSFPVVAYRSWRWWLGAAVGSMAVAVAVGIWVMHSPELQSVIGTPDEIAHLVNEDFENYYSEHPAAAFALHVWINNSWVAAQCIIFAVLLGIPIPFVLFLNAANLGLAGGLMIAAGRADVFFGLILPHGLLELTAVFLAAGAGMRLGWKVIDPGDRPRGQVLAEQGRAVMSVAGGLVGVLLVSGLIEALVTPSPLPTFARIGIGVIAEVLFLAYVVILGRRGVAANESGDIENAPDYAPAS, encoded by the coding sequence ATGGACGTGGACGCATTCGTCGCCACCCACCGGGGGACATGGGACCGACTGGAGTTGCTGCTCAAGCGCAGGCGGACCCTGAGTGGGCTAGAGATCGATGAGCTGGTCGACCTGTACCAGACGGTGTCGACACATCTGTCGACCGTGCGGTCGTCCTCGGGGGATCCGGCTTTGGTCGGACGGCTGTCGACATTGGTTGCTCGAGCGCGTTCTGCCGTCACGGGAGAGCATGCCCCGCTGTGGCGTCACTTCATCCGTTTCTGGACGGTGTCCTTTCCGGTCGTCGCCTACCGAAGCTGGCGTTGGTGGCTCGGCGCGGCGGTCGGGTCGATGGCGGTGGCGGTCGCCGTGGGCATCTGGGTGATGCATTCGCCCGAACTGCAATCGGTGATCGGGACACCCGATGAGATCGCGCACCTGGTGAACGAGGACTTCGAAAACTATTACAGCGAGCATCCCGCGGCGGCCTTCGCGCTGCACGTGTGGATCAACAACTCGTGGGTGGCGGCACAGTGCATCATCTTCGCCGTGCTGCTGGGCATACCCATCCCGTTCGTGTTGTTCCTCAACGCGGCGAATCTGGGCCTGGCCGGCGGGTTGATGATCGCGGCGGGCCGCGCAGACGTGTTCTTCGGCCTGATCCTCCCGCACGGCCTGTTGGAGCTGACGGCGGTGTTCCTGGCCGCGGGCGCTGGTATGCGTCTGGGATGGAAGGTGATTGACCCCGGCGACCGGCCCCGTGGACAGGTGCTCGCCGAACAGGGGCGTGCCGTCATGTCGGTGGCCGGCGGGCTGGTCGGGGTGCTGCTGGTGAGCGGTCTCATCGAGGCGCTGGTCACCCCGTCGCCACTACCGACGTTCGCCCGCATCGGAATCGGTGTGATCGCCGAGGTGTTGTTCCTGGCCTATGTGGTGATTCTCGGGCGGCGTGGGGTCGCCGCCAATGAATCCGGCGATATCGAAAACGCTCCCGACTACGCGCCGGCATCCTGA
- a CDS encoding DUF58 domain-containing protein, translated as MILTGRAGLAALLGALLILVSPWPVRLFWLLLLTLAVLIVVDIVAAASPRRLTFVRSGPDSIRLGESADIALQVQNPGRRARGWLRDSWAPSMRATPRAHRLDLRTGERALVVTSLRPLRRGDHKPATVTARTVGPLGLAGRQGRHDVPWQLRVLPPFLSRKHLPSRLARLRELEGAIPVLIRGQGTEFDSLREYVVGDDVRSIDWRASARRNDVVVRTWRPERDRRILVILDTGRTSAGRIGVDPTSGDPSGWPRLDWAMDAALLLVALASRAGDRVDFLAHDRTVRSQVSGASRNELLPLVVNAMAPLEPSLVESDARDLVATIRRRSRHRSFIVLLTDLNPAALEEGLLPLLPQLTSHHHLLVAAVSDPRVDDMVMPENATAPGNIRSLDAEQVYDAAAAERTRGGRRRIVTLLRRQGVEVVDAPPDEIAPALADRYLSLKASGRL; from the coding sequence GTGATTCTCACCGGACGCGCGGGATTGGCGGCGCTGCTCGGCGCGCTGCTGATTCTGGTGTCGCCATGGCCGGTTCGGCTGTTCTGGCTACTGCTCCTGACGCTCGCGGTGCTGATTGTCGTCGACATCGTCGCCGCCGCCAGCCCACGCCGACTGACCTTTGTCCGGTCAGGGCCCGATTCCATCCGACTTGGTGAATCCGCGGATATCGCCCTGCAAGTCCAGAACCCGGGCCGTCGGGCCCGCGGATGGCTCCGCGACAGTTGGGCACCGAGTATGCGTGCCACACCGCGAGCGCACCGGCTGGATCTGCGCACCGGCGAACGCGCCCTGGTCGTTACCTCCCTGCGCCCCTTACGCCGTGGCGATCACAAGCCGGCGACCGTCACCGCGCGCACGGTCGGCCCGCTCGGGCTGGCCGGGCGGCAAGGGCGTCACGACGTGCCGTGGCAGCTGCGGGTGCTGCCCCCGTTCCTGAGCCGCAAGCATCTGCCGTCCCGGCTGGCCAGACTGCGCGAGCTCGAGGGCGCCATCCCGGTCCTGATCCGTGGCCAAGGCACCGAATTCGACTCGCTGCGTGAATATGTCGTCGGCGACGATGTCCGGTCCATCGACTGGCGCGCCTCCGCCCGGCGCAACGACGTGGTGGTGCGCACCTGGCGACCGGAACGAGACCGCCGCATCCTCGTAATCCTGGACACCGGCCGCACCTCGGCGGGGCGCATCGGCGTCGACCCGACATCGGGCGATCCCTCCGGCTGGCCCCGTTTGGACTGGGCGATGGATGCCGCATTGCTGTTGGTGGCCTTGGCATCGCGCGCCGGTGACCGCGTGGACTTCCTGGCACACGACCGCACGGTCCGTTCGCAGGTATCGGGAGCCTCACGCAACGAGCTGCTTCCACTGGTGGTCAATGCGATGGCGCCCCTGGAGCCCTCGCTCGTCGAGTCCGATGCCCGCGATCTCGTCGCGACCATCCGCCGCAGATCCCGTCATCGCTCGTTCATCGTGCTCCTCACCGACCTGAACCCGGCGGCGCTGGAGGAGGGCCTGTTACCGCTGCTTCCCCAGCTGACCAGCCATCACCACCTGCTGGTGGCCGCGGTCAGCGATCCGCGGGTCGACGACATGGTGATGCCCGAAAATGCCACGGCGCCAGGAAACATCAGGTCACTCGATGCCGAGCAGGTCTATGACGCGGCCGCGGCCGAACGTACCCGAGGAGGGCGCCGGCGCATCGTCACACTGCTGCGCCGGCAGGGTGTCGAGGTTGTCGATGCCCCGCCCGACGAGATCGCTCCGGCGCTTGCCGACCGGTATCTGTCGTTGAAGGCGTCAGGACGCCTGTAG